AAGACGGTGGAATCGGATATAATAATTGCGCAATGCATAACACTGAATGCACAGTCAGGAACGGTGATATTATGTATACTGGAAAACGtattgattgtgtgtgtgtgtgtggatatgCTGTGTAGGAATTtcatgaataaaaaagaaaccaacatGAAAAAGGGCCACCAAAAAGGGCCCACACAAAAGCTGATGGATGTATAGAGTGAGGGAGATGGCGGGCTGgatattctttcatttcctcttttttttttgtaaaaaaatcactaCACTGAGTATGATAGatttactattattataatatgcACACACAAGGGAGTTGGTGGTTAAAAAGCTacacaaaaaagttgttttttgtttgttgctgtaaaattgttgttgattgaTCTTATTTACAGGTACAGGAGAGAGGTGGGAGCGGGAAGGGAGCTACAAACGACACTGTACACCTATACAAAAAAAGGCTGTGGGATATTTGTGTTCAGAATGTATATAATAGTGGTATCGATATAGGTCAGGGGGGAGTTTATATATAATTAAAGCGGGCTATACGTACACTGATATCTCTgtctttgttaaaaaaaaaagggaatatttTATCGGGGGAAATTtaacttcttttgtttcatgcTGCTGCTAGTCTTTGGCCTCAAGCTGTTTACCGTCAGGTGCTGCAACGTCTCCGCTAAACAGCTGACACTTGAGCTTCGTCATCGTCTGcagacacaaacaaacaaaagattagGGCAAacgttaattttaaataaggcGACGGTAACATTTTTTCCACAACAGCCACCTCTCAAACAGGGTGGGATAAATCAAagtctttcaaaaaaatattaaaaagacGCTTCAGAGTTGTGTCAAGTCTTTTTAGCTGGGCATGGCCAAATCACCCACCGCATCTGAGAAACCGGATGTTGAAGCAATTAAGACGtaccgtcttcttcttcaggatCGGAACTGTAGTAGCCCGCCGTGACTCCTTCGTGGGAATGCGCCCGACTCAGCCGAGCCATACGGGCCATCTGGGCCGCTACATTGTAGTCGGGAGGTCGCCGGGCTCTTGGCGGAAGTTCTCGGGGGATAATGGTCcctgcgaaaaaaaaaatgaatcgggaaaaatgaacacaaaaatgcaaaaacaagtgtaaaaaaaagacacaagacGGACGGAAAGCTCGCGCGCGCGGATGCCGggtaacacacacaaataggccatttataaaaagaagcatgcagaaaacaacaacacctgAAGCCTATATACACCATTTTACCTCTCCTCTTTAAAACTACCGGTTGGAGAGGTAGAGCGGGCAAGACCCGAATTGCGTTTTTCATGTAACTGGCCCTGGCCGGCTTGTTGATTGTTAGATCTTGTGTCACTACCGTAGGATCGTTAGAAACCACAACCTCGGCTACAAACGTAAAAGTCAATCACacccaaaaaaacacaccaTTATATAGCAAATGAACCATTTCCTCATGCATGGATGGACATCGTACTGTAAGTACTGTACTGTAAACTACTCAAGGTGCTAGGGAAGAGGTGGGGACAACGGACAAGGGGAGCATACCTTGGGTTCCATGCGGGTATAAAGGTACCCTTGTTCGAGGTGCTACAGGAGGTGATTCCGTCGTTCCAGCGTGGGGATGATGAAGCAAGTGGGTGTGGCCGCCTCCGGAGACGACTTCCGTCGAGTTGTTGCTGGAATGCGAGTTGAACTGGGTGCAGTAACTGGCGTCGATGCCGTCGGCGCCGAGGCCGATGCCCAGACCGATGCCCAGCGTCAATCCCAGTCCCAGCGGTTGATGCAAAGATCCGCTTCCGCCGCCGCTGGTGCCGCTTCCTCCGCCGCCGCTGTCACTCGACGTGGCAGAGCCGGACATGTGCGACTTGCGCATGGCCGCCAAATTGGCCAGACTCGTCACGCTGCTGCTCTCGGCGTTCAAGTCGACGGGCAGAGCGGCGTCCGAGTGGGAACGCTCGTGTGAACGTTCGTGTGGCGTCGTCCTGACGGGCGGCGGTTGGGGTGGCACTCCGGGCACACGCCGGTTCAATCCAGGCGATGGAGAAGGGGAATGTTGTTGAAGTAGTCCCGATCCTGGAAGAGGTAGAGCCATCGAGACGTTGCAGGAGCCCATGGGTCGATTGGGCGCCTGGTACGGTCTCGTTTTGCTGGGCTCACTCAGAGCCAACATTTTGCGCACAGATTGTGGGCTGGCAGCTCctacaatttcaaaataaaaatgtgtcaaTGGACAAcccaaacaacaaattcaggatttaaaaaattcttcgtACCAAATTTGGGTCCTTGTTGGCCTCGGCGACTCTCGCTGGTGGCGCTGGTCGAACTGGCCGTGCTGGTGGTCGAGAGCGTCGGACTCGGGTGACGTTTACGGACGTGATGATTGACTGCGCTGAGGACCAATGCCCCGGTCGCCCGGCTTTCAGATCCTCCGCCCCCTCCAGAGCCGCCAGAACTGCCCGAATTGGATGACGTGGCCGCCAATGGATTGCCTCCGGCTGGTGGTTCGACTTCCACCGACATGTGTCGCAGTTGTTCCTCGTCCGTTAGCACCTTGAGAAAAAGGAATGttaattattatcatcatcaccCAAAGAAGGTGACAAAAACCAGCAAAATACCTTCATGTTGCTAAGGTAAGCCTTGACACGCCGGACCATCTGGGCTTCCTCGAACATTTTCTTCGAGTTTGGCATGGCGGCCGACTTCTTGCGTCTCTTGACCGTGGCCGAGGAGAGGTGGTGGCGGTCGTGATGAACAGCCCCGCCGGCCATTCCCGATCCGGTCGTTAACTGATTCATGGCCATCATGGCGGCAGAAGGAGGTTGGCCGCCCAATTGCAGCATCGTGAACAGATCGTAGGGCGCCGAGCACATGTGCGACAAGGAGCGCACCTCTTTGGCGATCATGCGCAGTTTCTCGAAATTGATCAGCCCGTCCACCCGAGTGTCATTGCCGAGATGAATGAACGTCAAATCCTTCTTGACAACGGGGAAAAATGGAATCTGTCGCCAGGGGAAACGGAGGGGGGAAACACACAAATATTTTGCTTTACTCAAATGAACACTGACGGGAGAAACCCGCAGGCCCAGAAAATACTCCGTGCGGAtgcggtaatttttttttgcggaatGGAATAAATTTTATACCATGGGCGGCTGAACGTGCTCGCTGTTGATGAGATTTCGGTATTTGGACATGTTACGAGACGGGTCCATCAGATCCTGCATGTCTCGGAAGAGACGTTGATATTTTCCCGGTAGTTTCTCCCACGTCTGTTTCAGTCGGGAAACGGCTCCGTGACCAAGACCGGAGATGATGTTGAACATGGAATTGAAATTCTTGCACTCTTTGCATTGGCGAGCCACTTTGATGAACTGTTTGATAGCGCGCATCCGTCGCATCAGATTGTGTTCCGCACAAATTTCCGTCACAACCCAAAACATTTCCCGATTAACcaactgtcaaaacaaaaaaatgcgtTAAAAAACGGATGAAGAGTGAGAAGCACAGATCAAAATGGCTCACCTCGCTGAATTGGGAGAGATGAGGCGTTCCGTATTTGCTGCGCAGCTGGAAGAGGTCGTCGACATACTCTGTGCTTTCGATTTGAGTGAAAATAGCGAAATCTTGTAACGTGAGCTGGACGGCCACTTCAACCGCGTTCAGGTGGAGGAATTGGACTTGAGATTGCAGCATCAGCTCGCCGGCCAATTCATCCGGCACCAGAGTTTCGGTGCTGTGATTGTTCTTGAGGTAATAGCGACTGGCCACGCCGATCCGCTCGGCCAAATTCTGGAGCTGGTCGGGCAACCGGCGCTGCTTGATGATGCCACTGTCCGTCACCGTCACCTCGCAAAGGCTGTAGTTGGACGACGGATCCGTGATTTGGAATTCTTGGAGGGACAGCATCACCACTTCCCTGGCAGTTGTTTCCtgcgcaaataaaaattcacgaaattgacatttttccaATCGATCCAGCTAATGACGGATGAGTCGCTTTTACCTTGTGGATAAGCAGGTACTTTGACGACTGATCGGCTTTGAAAACCTTGAGGGCGTGTTCGGGGTAATCGGCCCGTGGATCATCGTAGCATATGCTGGTCAAATCCGGATTGCTGTGACTCATGTACATTTGGTTGACGCTGCTGCCAGTCAGGGCTGAACCGACGGCGCCAGATTGTGCGGCACTCGAATCCGCCGAGCCAGTTGTCGAGCCGTACATGACTTCATCGCCGACCACTTCCCTGTGTGTTTGTGAAACAAGTTGATGGTTAATCTAAAACATCCGGGCGCCACTTATAAGAGTCATCGTCAAAATTACGTACCCCGGTTTGCCTCTGGCCATCTGATTGACCTTGCCCCAAATTTGcttcaatttggttttgtGGCCAAGTGTCATGAAACCGCCGCTGCCTCCTTGGCTCTTGGAGCCAATTAGGGCCGCCTTGTCTTTACAAGGCGACGGGCACGTGTGGCCCGCAGAGCCGCTGTCGGAATGAACGTCGGAAGACGACCCGCCAAGCATTTTGTTGCTGGAAGACGATTTCGACTCGAGTTTCTTACCCCGAGGCCGCGGAGAATTATCAGGGGTGTTTAACATTtctgaatgaataaaaaaatgtgaatgaaaATTTCCCATAAAAATATAGACGATCTGTAATATACCTTTAAACGCGTGGAGATTGGATCGAACGGTGATGGAAAGATGAGTGGAAGCCCGGAGAATCTCCAGTGCGCGTACGTGGCTGACGTGTTCGAAGCTCTGACCGTTCACTTCGAGGATCTGATCACCTCGTTTGAGTCCAACTTCTTCGGCTTTGGAACCCTTTTCCACTTTGGAAACGAAGATGCCGAATCCGCGCTCGAATCCGCCCAAGATGCTGAAATGGAGAATTTCATCGCGACTGGGCCGGGTCAACGTCACCGTCCTGGATCGAGCTTTGGCCGCGCTGGCGAAATCCAGCATCCTCAACTATTGaatcgaatttttcaaaaaaatatttttcaaaaattgtcccaacatcagaaagaaaatggaataaataatcTTACGTGGCTTTGCATCTTGGATTGTTCCAGTAGACACTCGAAGGTTTCGAGGAACTCCATCATGCAGGGATCCGTTTCAAAGTCGGTAAAATGGTTGTTGACCCATAGGAGAACGACTCGCGTCACTTTATCTCGTACGGTCGGATCGTTAAAACTATCGCGTGACACGAAAGAGTGGATTGAAATGAATGAGCCTCGATGGGACGACAAAGAATAATGGGCGTTACCATTCGAGCAGCTGGCTGCAGACAATCAAGGGACTTTCGATAAAGATCCGATGAGTCAAAAGGAAATCTTCGACGTAACTGGGATCGCCAGACGAGTCTTCCAACAAGTGGGACATTAATCGTTCCACCGTTCCCTGCGtttttggtaaaaaagaaaagccaattGATGAGAGgttgtgtttaaaaaagaaaaataaggaaaaaggttATAAATAGCTCATCAATTAAACAAGTGGTCGATATCGATCCAATTGTTGTAGGACCTTTTTAATTAggttgtaaaaagaaataggaaagcCACTCTATTATACTCTACTAGGGCTGCTATCTGTCCCACTCTTGTGCTATCGATGTGCTCTCCACTCACCTTGATGACGATGTGAGAGCGCTGCGAGGAGGATGCTGCGCCAATTTGGGCCCGCTGTTCCGTCACCAAGACAACGCGTCCATTCTCTTCGTGCCGGCGCGTATTCTCCTCTCCTTTGTGCAAGATGCTAAAGTAATCGGTTTGCGTGATGCAAACAAATTGACAGTCATCGCATTTGGTCCGCATTACGCCCCGGTGATACAATTTGTCCATGGTCGGCGTTATCCCgaaactaaaaacaacaaaatgacaaaattttcaaatttcaaattcaggTTGAGGGAAATGagtttttttcgtcttcttgtCCCCAGATGGGAGGATGGAAAGATTGACTGACCTGTCGCCAAGGTGTAAGGCTCGACCAGGCTCGCCGGAGGCTCCGCCATCAATTTCGACATGGCCGTTAATAATAACGGACCATGAATCAAGTTCTTCGCCGTCGTTCATGACAACTGTGCCGGCTTTTTCGACGACGGCGAACACCATCACCCGGCAAAGGGCCCGTCTCACCGACAGAGTCATATTGGCGAATGCCCTGAGGTGTTGCGTGAATTCGAGCAGGATTTCGATATCGTCATCCGTCCGATCGGATGGATCTTTTTCTAGACACTCTCGAACCGTGTCCCGCACAGTTAGGCTctacaaaaaagggaaaaaagaaaaaattatgaagAAAATTGATTGAGGAAAAAGTGGGGCCGAGTCACGAAAATTGGTTCCATCGAGCCAAAGTCACGGACGGCAATCAAGAAATGAGATGGAAAATGAATCATTACGTCGATGCTCTCGGCTAGGTCTTCTTCCTCGTCGCTGTCGACGATCGATTCCATCAAGCCGGTAAGGTCAACCTCGTCGCCGTCGTGATCAACACCGTCGACGCCAACGCCCTCCGCATCCTGCCATTCATCCAATTGCAAttagtttcccttttttcttgtttttcttttttaaaaaatctctcaaaaagaaacgaagggAAGATCCTCTTACCTGATCGGAACTGGGTACAGAAGAGTGCATGGTATCCGAACCGGAATACGCCGAACTCGTATCGGATCCTCTCGAACTCCGGTGAGATTGGGTGCCCATTCCTCCGCCAACGACGTGAACAGTCGCCGGATCtcgatgatggtggtggttcATCAGAGGGTGATGTTGCATGTCTCCACTCCGATACTGATTTAACCCAAATAGAATCAAACCAATTTGtcaaacgagagagaaaaaaatacaaaataaaaccggCGACAACTGTGCGGTCGACCGCAGTTTAGATCCAGGACggtgataaataaaaataactgaatCCCAGGGGGGACTGTATCAGCCTTAGCCAGGCCTCCCGCAGTTTCCTCaaatttggttattattttgtgGCAAGGATTttccggatttttttctttcttttgggtagaggggaatgaataaaataatttaataataacctGATCATTGTCCATTCTATTGTTGCCGCGGTCGAGATGGTGTAGGTGAGCCGAGGTGTAGGAAGCCGTTGCCGAACTGGTTGAAGCTGATCGCTGCGTCCGCTGAGGAACGTCAGAATAATCCACCTGTCAATATCATTTGGTGCAAtcaaggtatatatatattgtatagTCGTAGGACTGTTTATTGACATTTTCGGGGTGTTGACGCATGCGTGAAACAGCGATCACGACTCCACCCCGATACATTCATTTGATTGAAGATGATGGgatttatatatatctatctatgtttttttgtttgtgggggggtttcttttctccattctttttgttatttatttgtttgtttgtttctaacCGAAATCAATTTCGAAATGGGCAGGAAACGGAACTTACGACGAGCATTTCCGACGGCTCCAGGATGAGGCATTCGTTCGGCCGGCGGATGCTGACGCCACTCCGCTTACCAAAACTGTAatacacacagaaaaataaaaaaaaggggaagaaaaatgattaaatttccagattttttgacaacaaaaaatatatactcCCCCCACCGAACATGTAGGCGCGCTAcaacatagagagagagtaaagAGGGCGGGTAAGTACAAGGACTATCGA
This region of Daphnia pulex isolate KAP4 chromosome 9, ASM2113471v1 genomic DNA includes:
- the LOC124202470 gene encoding rap guanine nucleotide exchange factor 2-like isoform X6 — translated: MMMKRRFQVKMGAQQYHPTAGHPRDIQTRSDRELVFLLQKDPTQRTVHEINRIWMALRPMGAFGLLRDSALRSLCRVIRYERHDANDILYCRGELCSCWYVLLCGSVFIDGSMYLPGASFGKRSGVSIRRPNECLILEPSEMLVVDYSDVPQRTQRSASTSSATASYTSAHLHHLDRGNNRMDNDQYRSGDMQHHPLMNHHHHRDPATVHVVGGGMGTQSHRSSRGSDTSSAYSGSDTMHSSVPSSDQDAEGVGVDGVDHDGDEVDLTGLMESIVDSDEEEDLAESIDSLTVRDTVRECLEKDPSDRTDDDIEILLEFTQHLRAFANMTLSVRRALCRVMVFAVVEKAGTVVMNDGEELDSWSVIINGHVEIDGGASGEPGRALHLGDSFGITPTMDKLYHRGVMRTKCDDCQFVCITQTDYFSILHKGEENTRRHEENGRVVLVTEQRAQIGAASSSQRSHIVIKGTVERLMSHLLEDSSGDPSYVEDFLLTHRIFIESPLIVCSQLLECFNDPTVRDKVTRVVLLWVNNHFTDFETDPCMMEFLETFECLLEQSKMQSHLRMLDFASAAKARSRTVTLTRPSRDEILHFSILGGFERGFGIFVSKVEKGSKAEEVGLKRGDQILEVNGQSFEHVSHVRALEILRASTHLSITVRSNLHAFKEMLNTPDNSPRPRGKKLESKSSSSNKMLGGSSSDVHSDSGSAGHTCPSPCKDKAALIGSKSQGGSGGFMTLGHKTKLKQIWGKVNQMARGKPGEVVGDEVMYGSTTGSADSSAAQSGAVGSALTGSSVNQMYMSHSNPDLTSICYDDPRADYPEHALKVFKADQSSKYLLIHKETTAREVVMLSLQEFQITDPSSNYSLCEVTVTDSGIIKQRRLPDQLQNLAERIGVASRYYLKNNHSTETLVPDELAGELMLQSQVQFLHLNAVEVAVQLTLQDFAIFTQIESTEYVDDLFQLRSKYGTPHLSQFSELVNREMFWVVTEICAEHNLMRRMRAIKQFIKVARQCKECKNFNSMFNIISGLGHGAVSRLKQTWEKLPGKYQRLFRDMQDLMDPSRNMSKYRNLINSEHVQPPMIPFFPVVKKDLTFIHLGNDTRVDGLINFEKLRMIAKEVRSLSHMCSAPYDLFTMLQLGGQPPSAAMMAMNQLTTGSGMAGGAVHHDRHHLSSATVKRRKKSAAMPNSKKMFEEAQMVRRVKAYLSNMKVLTDEEQLRHMSVEVEPPAGGNPLAATSSNSGSSGGSGGGGGSESRATGALVLSAVNHHVRKRHPSPTLSTTSTASSTSATSESRRGQQGPKFGAASPQSVRKMLALSEPSKTRPYQAPNRPMGSCNVSMALPLPGSGLLQQHSPSPSPGLNRRVPGVPPQPPPVRTTPHERSHERSHSDAALPVDLNAESSSVTSLANLAAMRKSHMSGSATSSDSGGGGSGTSGGGSGSLHQPLGLGLTLGIGLGIGLGADGIDASYCTQFNSHSSNNSTEVVSGGGHTHLLHHPHAGTTESPPVAPRTRVPLYPHGTQGTIIPRELPPRARRPPDYNVAAQMARMARLSRAHSHEGVTAGYYSSDPEEEDDDDEAQVSAV
- the LOC124202470 gene encoding rap guanine nucleotide exchange factor 2-like isoform X8, whose amino-acid sequence is MLVVDYSDVPQRTQRSASTSSATASYTSAHLHHLDRGNNRMDNDQYRSGDMQHHPLMNHHHHRDPATVHVVGGGMGTQSHRSSRGSDTSSAYSGSDTMHSSVPSSDQDAEGVGVDGVDHDGDEVDLTGLMESIVDSDEEEDLAESIDSLTVRDTVRECLEKDPSDRTDDDIEILLEFTQHLRAFANMTLSVRRALCRVMVFAVVEKAGTVVMNDGEELDSWSVIINGHVEIDGGASGEPGRALHLGDSFGITPTMDKLYHRGVMRTKCDDCQFVCITQTDYFSILHKGEENTRRHEENGRVVLVTEQRAQIGAASSSQRSHIVIKGTVERLMSHLLEDSSGDPSYVEDFLLTHRIFIESPLIVCSQLLECFNDPTVRDKVTRVVLLWVNNHFTDFETDPCMMEFLETFECLLEQSKMQSHLRMLDFASAAKARSRTVTLTRPSRDEILHFSILGGFERGFGIFVSKVEKGSKAEEVGLKRGDQILEVNGQSFEHVSHVRALEILRASTHLSITVRSNLHAFKEMLNTPDNSPRPRGKKLESKSSSSNKMLGGSSSDVHSDSGSAGHTCPSPCKDKAALIGSKSQGGSGGFMTLGHKTKLKQIWGKVNQMARGKPGEVVGDEVMYGSTTGSADSSAAQSGAVGSALTGSSVNQMYMSHSNPDLTSICYDDPRADYPEHALKVFKADQSSKYLLIHKETTAREVVMLSLQEFQITDPSSNYSLCEVTVTDSGIIKQRRLPDQLQNLAERIGVASRYYLKNNHSTETLVPDELAGELMLQSQVQFLHLNAVEVAVQLTLQDFAIFTQIESTEYVDDLFQLRSKYGTPHLSQFSELVNREMFWVVTEICAEHNLMRRMRAIKQFIKVARQCKECKNFNSMFNIISGLGHGAVSRLKQTWEKLPGKYQRLFRDMQDLMDPSRNMSKYRNLINSEHVQPPMIPFFPVVKKDLTFIHLGNDTRVDGLINFEKLRMIAKEVRSLSHMCSAPYDLFTMLQLGGQPPSAAMMAMNQLTTGSGMAGGAVHHDRHHLSSATVKRRKKSAAMPNSKKMFEEAQMVRRVKAYLSNMKVLTDEEQLRHMSVEVEPPAGGNPLAATSSNSGSSGGSGGGGGSESRATGALVLSAVNHHVRKRHPSPTLSTTSTASSTSATSESRRGQQGPKFGAASPQSVRKMLALSEPSKTRPYQAPNRPMGSCNVSMALPLPGSGLLQQHSPSPSPGLNRRVPGVPPQPPPVRTTPHERSHERSHSDAALPVDLNAESSSVTSLANLAAMRKSHMSGSATSSDSGGGGSGTSGGGSGSLHQPLGLGLTLGIGLGIGLGADGIDASYCTQFNSHSSNNSTEVVSGGGHTHLLHHPHAGTTESPPVAPRTRVPLYPHGTQAEVVVSNDPTVVTQDLTINKPARASYMKNAIRVLPALPLQPVVLKRRGTIIPRELPPRARRPPDYNVAAQMARMARLSRAHSHEGVTAGYYSSDPEEEDDDDEAQVSAV
- the LOC124202470 gene encoding rap guanine nucleotide exchange factor 2-like isoform X5, whose amino-acid sequence is MQKYTRSSRSTTRGTSIESTEESAPSTSSATTAGAGGGARARQTVVVIPEPIRRWHSFHSRRSSFGHSAAPHLPVVVTGSAAGATPTAPPVTKPAARFLSPPPLTPRRRFSVCFGKRSGVSIRRPNECLILEPSEMLVVDYSDVPQRTQRSASTSSATASYTSAHLHHLDRGNNRMDNDQYRSGDMQHHPLMNHHHHRDPATVHVVGGGMGTQSHRSSRGSDTSSAYSGSDTMHSSVPSSDQDAEGVGVDGVDHDGDEVDLTGLMESIVDSDEEEDLAESIDSLTVRDTVRECLEKDPSDRTDDDIEILLEFTQHLRAFANMTLSVRRALCRVMVFAVVEKAGTVVMNDGEELDSWSVIINGHVEIDGGASGEPGRALHLGDSFGITPTMDKLYHRGVMRTKCDDCQFVCITQTDYFSILHKGEENTRRHEENGRVVLVTEQRAQIGAASSSQRSHIVIKGTVERLMSHLLEDSSGDPSYVEDFLLTHRIFIESPLIVCSQLLECFNDPTVRDKVTRVVLLWVNNHFTDFETDPCMMEFLETFECLLEQSKMQSHLRMLDFASAAKARSRTVTLTRPSRDEILHFSILGGFERGFGIFVSKVEKGSKAEEVGLKRGDQILEVNGQSFEHVSHVRALEILRASTHLSITVRSNLHAFKEMLNTPDNSPRPRGKKLESKSSSSNKMLGGSSSDVHSDSGSAGHTCPSPCKDKAALIGSKSQGGSGGFMTLGHKTKLKQIWGKVNQMARGKPGEVVGDEVMYGSTTGSADSSAAQSGAVGSALTGSSVNQMYMSHSNPDLTSICYDDPRADYPEHALKVFKADQSSKYLLIHKETTAREVVMLSLQEFQITDPSSNYSLCEVTVTDSGIIKQRRLPDQLQNLAERIGVASRYYLKNNHSTETLVPDELAGELMLQSQVQFLHLNAVEVAVQLTLQDFAIFTQIESTEYVDDLFQLRSKYGTPHLSQFSELVNREMFWVVTEICAEHNLMRRMRAIKQFIKVARQCKECKNFNSMFNIISGLGHGAVSRLKQTWEKLPGKYQRLFRDMQDLMDPSRNMSKYRNLINSEHVQPPMIPFFPVVKKDLTFIHLGNDTRVDGLINFEKLRMIAKEVRSLSHMCSAPYDLFTMLQLGGQPPSAAMMAMNQLTTGSGMAGGAVHHDRHHLSSATVKRRKKSAAMPNSKKMFEEAQMVRRVKAYLSNMKVLTDEEQLRHMSVEVEPPAGGNPLAATSSNSGSSGGSGGGGGSESRATGALVLSAVNHHVRKRHPSPTLSTTSTASSTSATSESRRGQQGPKFGAASPQSVRKMLALSEPSKTRPYQAPNRPMGSCNVSMALPLPGSGLLQQHSPSPSPGLNRRVPGVPPQPPPVRTTPHERSHERSHSDAALPVDLNAESSSVTSLANLAAMRKSHMSGSATSSDSGGGGSGTSGGGSGSLHQPLGLGLTLGIGLGIGLGADGIDASYCTQFNSHSSNNSTEVVSGGGHTHLLHHPHAGTTESPPVAPRTRVPLYPHGTQGTIIPRELPPRARRPPDYNVAAQMARMARLSRAHSHEGVTAGYYSSDPEEEDDDDEAQVSAV
- the LOC124202470 gene encoding rap guanine nucleotide exchange factor 2-like isoform X10 codes for the protein MLVVDYSDVPQRTQRSASTSSATASYTSAHLHHLDRGNNRMDNDQYRSGDMQHHPLMNHHHHRDPATVHVVGGGMGTQSHRSSRGSDTSSAYSGSDTMHSSVPSSDQDAEGVGVDGVDHDGDEVDLTGLMESIVDSDEEEDLAESIDSLTVRDTVRECLEKDPSDRTDDDIEILLEFTQHLRAFANMTLSVRRALCRVMVFAVVEKAGTVVMNDGEELDSWSVIINGHVEIDGGASGEPGRALHLGDSFGITPTMDKLYHRGVMRTKCDDCQFVCITQTDYFSILHKGEENTRRHEENGRVVLVTEQRAQIGAASSSQRSHIVIKGTVERLMSHLLEDSSGDPSYVEDFLLTHRIFIESPLIVCSQLLECFNDPTVRDKVTRVVLLWVNNHFTDFETDPCMMEFLETFECLLEQSKMQSHLRMLDFASAAKARSRTVTLTRPSRDEILHFSILGGFERGFGIFVSKVEKGSKAEEVGLKRGDQILEVNGQSFEHVSHVRALEILRASTHLSITVRSNLHAFKEMLNTPDNSPRPRGKKLESKSSSSNKMLGGSSSDVHSDSGSAGHTCPSPCKDKAALIGSKSQGGSGGFMTLGHKTKLKQIWGKVNQMARGKPGEVVGDEVMYGSTTGSADSSAAQSGAVGSALTGSSVNQMYMSHSNPDLTSICYDDPRADYPEHALKVFKADQSSKYLLIHKETTAREVVMLSLQEFQITDPSSNYSLCEVTVTDSGIIKQRRLPDQLQNLAERIGVASRYYLKNNHSTETLVPDELAGELMLQSQVQFLHLNAVEVAVQLTLQDFAIFTQIESTEYVDDLFQLRSKYGTPHLSQFSELVNREMFWVVTEICAEHNLMRRMRAIKQFIKVARQCKECKNFNSMFNIISGLGHGAVSRLKQTWEKLPGKYQRLFRDMQDLMDPSRNMSKYRNLINSEHVQPPMIPFFPVVKKDLTFIHLGNDTRVDGLINFEKLRMIAKEVRSLSHMCSAPYDLFTMLQLGGQPPSAAMMAMNQLTTGSGMAGGAVHHDRHHLSSATVKRRKKSAAMPNSKKMFEEAQMVRRVKAYLSNMKVLTDEEQLRHMSVEVEPPAGGNPLAATSSNSGSSGGSGGGGGSESRATGALVLSAVNHHVRKRHPSPTLSTTSTASSTSATSESRRGQQGPKFGAASPQSVRKMLALSEPSKTRPYQAPNRPMGSCNVSMALPLPGSGLLQQHSPSPSPGLNRRVPGVPPQPPPVRTTPHERSHERSHSDAALPVDLNAESSSVTSLANLAAMRKSHMSGSATSSDSGGGGSGTSGGGSGSLHQPLGLGLTLGIGLGIGLGADGIDASYCTQFNSHSSNNSTEVVSGGGHTHLLHHPHAGTTESPPVAPRTRVPLYPHGTQGTIIPRELPPRARRPPDYNVAAQMARMARLSRAHSHEGVTAGYYSSDPEEEDDDDEAQVSAV